One part of the Ziziphus jujuba cultivar Dongzao chromosome 2, ASM3175591v1 genome encodes these proteins:
- the LOC107417948 gene encoding LOW QUALITY PROTEIN: ethylene-responsive transcription factor CRF2 (The sequence of the model RefSeq protein was modified relative to this genomic sequence to represent the inferred CDS: deleted 1 base in 1 codon; substituted 1 base at 1 genomic stop codon), whose protein sequence is MVVIQIPNTMQPSWLQPINQLQFPHINTLTTPPPVLPTTTNNRNTLMPEMVMRPLRIVRILVTDGDATYSSSDDEKQGGRVFVHRHKVKKFVNEIAIESCSSRENDEAGGVWKSSRSSRKCRERFTKGGNTRLMKFHGVRXRPWKQCAAEIRNPLNC, encoded by the exons ATGGTAGTCATCCAGATCCCAAACACCATGCAACCCAGTTGGCTCCAACCTATAAACCAATTGCAATTTCCTCATATCAACACACTCACTACTCCTCCACCTGTGTTACCAACCACCACCAACAACAGAAACACTCTCATGCCAGAAATGGTGATGAGGCCTTTGAGAATTGTCAGAATACTAGTCACCGACGGCGATGCCACTTACTCTTCCAGCGATGATGAGAAACAAGGAGGCCGTGTGTTTGTTCACCGTCATAAAGTGAAGAAGTTCGTCAACGAGATTGCCATTGAGTCTTGCTCCTCAAGAGAGAATGATGAAGCAGGAGGAGTTTGGAAGAGTAGTAGATCGTCGAGGAAGTGTCGGGAAAGGTTCACCAAAGGAGGAAACACAAGGCTTATG AAGTTTCACGGCGTGAGGTAGAGACCTTGG AAACAATGTGCGGCTGAGATTAGAAATCCCCTAAACTGTTAG